In the genome of Sorangium aterium, one region contains:
- a CDS encoding sensor histidine kinase produces the protein MSPGAVARARALRFHAARLVTTPPPLPTAVLRAPRVRAELVATGWELFSALLFLSAVVPAALTTPWPAILLLASLAASAALSGALTRRGDRGFAVAAAIRTLSWPLAVLPLAFRGAPTGPPSWPGPLGIGRATPPTWLGLLVTAVAFGVMAGGMRRAIYRALLREGAVEGGAGDAASARALAAALRPRLAESAATAGIVGGHVMLLFCVAFLRTQSQVVFQAWFEVVPLLALSGTLGFTLAVRPATRPTVAALAAGPSGDRALLGRGLAGAERLPDVLASLNFALWLGCTAIGMAYVRVSATSSVADALMQLGFGALFAFGVSFYQRAWHKDSVARAVDLLRAWTGAPEHGGAPPMPLRRRMLRDFGLPLLFTGLLSLFSSIGLYRALATGSSFDEDFNAIAALFASLSLLVLAALGVVARAARELSRPMARLARAADEVARGELDAAVPRLSGPKEVVGLGESVERMRQALSRTIAELEAERAGLEENVAARTAELTRALSELKRAQAALIQGERLASIGELVAGVAHEIYNPLNAIAGAAQPIEERAAELRAVLDAYREAERDLPDDRRRALEALRERLQTEAALDDLVGISTLVHRAVDRSVRIVTNLKSFSRVSGEPLPVDLHAGLEETLLLLGPRLRQARIEVIRRYGELPPVTCRGGEINQVFMNLLVNAIQALEAPPAPAAPAEEGTSGGGAAPRTPGAPAICVETWIDEDMAAVAISDSGPGVPPDLAQRIFDPFFTTKPRGQGTGLGLSISTDIVRRHGGTLALAPAEDGRGAGPRPSSAGAKASFHGARFVCRLPLDPRPASARPQGDAPPPARPPAEACPPARPPAEACPPVRPVAQA, from the coding sequence GTGAGCCCGGGCGCCGTTGCGAGGGCGCGCGCCCTGCGCTTCCATGCCGCCCGCCTCGTGACCACGCCGCCGCCGCTCCCGACCGCCGTGCTCCGCGCCCCGCGCGTTCGCGCAGAGCTCGTCGCGACCGGCTGGGAGCTGTTCTCGGCGCTCCTGTTCCTCTCCGCCGTCGTTCCCGCCGCCCTCACGACGCCGTGGCCGGCGATCCTGCTGCTCGCCTCCCTGGCCGCCTCGGCCGCGCTCTCGGGCGCGCTGACCCGCCGCGGCGACCGCGGCTTCGCCGTCGCCGCGGCGATCCGCACCCTCTCGTGGCCGCTCGCGGTCTTGCCGCTCGCGTTCCGAGGCGCCCCGACAGGGCCCCCCTCCTGGCCAGGGCCGCTCGGGATCGGCCGCGCGACGCCGCCGACGTGGCTCGGCCTCCTGGTGACCGCGGTCGCCTTCGGCGTCATGGCGGGCGGCATGCGCCGCGCGATCTACCGCGCCCTGCTCCGCGAAGGCGCCGTCGAGGGCGGCGCCGGAGACGCCGCCTCGGCGCGCGCCCTCGCCGCGGCGCTCCGGCCGAGGCTCGCGGAGTCGGCGGCGACCGCGGGCATCGTCGGCGGGCACGTCATGCTGCTCTTCTGCGTCGCGTTCCTCCGCACCCAGAGCCAGGTCGTGTTCCAGGCGTGGTTCGAGGTCGTCCCGCTCCTCGCCCTCTCCGGCACCCTCGGCTTCACCCTGGCCGTGCGCCCCGCCACGCGCCCGACCGTGGCCGCCCTCGCGGCCGGCCCTTCCGGCGACCGCGCCCTGCTCGGCCGCGGCCTCGCCGGCGCCGAGCGGCTCCCCGACGTGCTCGCCTCCTTGAACTTCGCGCTGTGGCTCGGGTGCACCGCGATCGGCATGGCCTACGTGCGCGTCAGCGCCACCTCCAGCGTCGCCGACGCGCTCATGCAGCTCGGCTTCGGCGCCCTCTTCGCCTTCGGCGTCTCGTTCTACCAGCGCGCCTGGCACAAGGACTCCGTCGCCCGCGCGGTGGACCTCCTGCGCGCCTGGACGGGCGCGCCCGAGCACGGCGGCGCGCCCCCGATGCCCCTCCGGCGGCGCATGCTCCGCGACTTCGGGCTGCCCCTCCTGTTCACGGGGCTCCTCTCGCTCTTCTCCTCGATCGGCCTCTACCGCGCGCTCGCCACCGGCTCGTCCTTCGACGAGGACTTCAACGCCATCGCGGCGCTCTTCGCCTCGCTGTCCCTCCTCGTCCTCGCCGCCCTCGGCGTCGTCGCGCGGGCGGCGCGCGAGCTCTCCCGGCCGATGGCGCGGCTCGCCCGCGCCGCCGACGAGGTCGCGCGAGGCGAGCTCGACGCCGCCGTGCCGCGGCTGTCGGGGCCGAAGGAGGTCGTGGGCCTCGGCGAGAGCGTCGAGCGCATGCGGCAGGCGCTGTCCCGGACGATCGCCGAGCTCGAAGCCGAGCGCGCCGGCCTCGAGGAGAACGTCGCCGCGCGGACCGCCGAGCTCACGCGCGCCCTGTCCGAGCTGAAGCGGGCGCAGGCCGCGCTCATCCAGGGCGAGCGGCTCGCCTCCATCGGAGAGCTCGTGGCCGGCGTGGCGCACGAGATCTACAACCCGCTGAACGCCATCGCCGGCGCCGCCCAGCCGATCGAGGAGCGCGCCGCGGAGCTCCGCGCCGTCCTCGACGCGTACCGCGAGGCGGAGCGCGATCTCCCGGACGACCGTCGCCGCGCGCTCGAGGCGCTCCGCGAGCGCCTCCAGACCGAGGCGGCGCTCGACGATCTCGTCGGCATCTCGACCCTCGTCCACCGCGCTGTCGATCGCAGCGTCCGCATCGTCACGAACCTGAAGAGCTTCTCGCGCGTCTCGGGGGAGCCGCTGCCGGTCGACCTGCACGCGGGGCTCGAGGAGACGCTGCTCCTGCTCGGCCCGCGGCTCCGGCAGGCCCGCATCGAGGTGATCAGGCGCTACGGCGAGCTGCCGCCCGTCACCTGCCGGGGCGGCGAGATCAACCAGGTGTTCATGAACCTCCTCGTCAACGCCATCCAGGCGCTCGAGGCGCCGCCGGCGCCCGCCGCGCCGGCAGAGGAGGGGACCTCCGGCGGCGGCGCGGCGCCGCGTACGCCCGGCGCGCCGGCGATCTGCGTCGAGACCTGGATCGACGAGGACATGGCGGCCGTCGCGATCTCGGACAGCGGGCCGGGCGTCCCGCCGGATCTCGCGCAGCGCATCTTCGATCCGTTCTTCACCACGAAGCCGCGAGGGCAGGGGACCGGCCTCGGGCTGTCGATCTCGACCGACATCGTCCGGAGGCACGGCGGCACGCTCGCCCTCGCGCCGGCGGAGGACGGGCGCGGCGCAGGCCCGCGCCCGTCCTCCGCCGGCGCGAAAGCCTCGTTCCACGGCGCGCGCTTCGTCTGTCGCTTACCCCTCGATCCTCGCCCAGCGAGCGCCCGTCCGCAAGGCGATGCCCCCCCGCCCGCACGGCCGCCCGCGGAGGCGTGCCCGCCCGCACGGCCGCCCGCAGAGGCGTGCCCGCCCGTACGACCTGTCGCGCAGGCTTGA
- a CDS encoding PAS domain-containing hybrid sensor histidine kinase/response regulator — MDPTGLGADLQFRMLVEGVKDYAIFMLDTEGRVITWNAGAEQIKGYSAQEVIGTHFSRFYPAEAIERKWPQTELAEARRVGRFEDEGWRVRKDGSMFWANVIITALYGPDGELRGFAKITRDLTERKRQEESLRHSEERFRTLVEGVKDYAIFMLDPEGRVATWNAGAERIKGYSAQEVIGTHFSRFYPAEAIARGRPETVLAEARREGSFEDEGWRVRKDGSSFWASVLVTAIRGPNGELRGFTKITRDLSERKRLEQMESNARQMEEFVAMLAHELRNPLAPIANATSVLKLEGKDNAQVVWAAGLMERQLGQLVRLVDDLLDVSRITRGKIALESKRIDLADVVARAAEASRTWIDAREQVLEVQLPAEPLAIVQGDLARLTQVVSNLLHNAAKFTPPRGAIRVTVEADGAHATLRVRDNGAGISPELLPQVFDLFTQGDRGLDRSEGGLGLGLTIVRRLVELHGGTVQALSEGPGRGSEFIVRLPRRTRPLAPPTAGAPAAQAGRKLRVLVVDDNRDSAESMALLLKRMGHDVHAVFDGPSALDLAAQLQPDVVLLDIGMPGMTGYDVARALRRIPGLAGISLLAMTGYGQEADRRMSREAGFDVHLVKPIRADVLKQHLADIANRSGAG; from the coding sequence ATGGATCCGACAGGGCTCGGCGCCGATCTGCAGTTCCGCATGCTGGTCGAAGGCGTGAAGGACTACGCCATCTTCATGCTGGACACCGAGGGTCGCGTGATCACGTGGAACGCAGGCGCCGAGCAGATCAAAGGATACTCCGCGCAAGAGGTGATCGGCACGCACTTCTCGCGCTTCTATCCGGCCGAGGCGATCGAGCGGAAGTGGCCACAGACAGAGCTCGCCGAGGCGCGGCGCGTAGGCCGCTTCGAGGACGAAGGCTGGCGCGTGCGCAAGGACGGCTCGATGTTCTGGGCGAACGTCATCATCACGGCCCTCTACGGCCCTGACGGCGAGCTGCGCGGCTTCGCCAAGATCACGCGCGATCTGACCGAGCGCAAGCGCCAGGAAGAGTCGCTGCGGCACAGCGAGGAGCGCTTCCGCACGCTGGTCGAAGGCGTGAAGGATTACGCCATCTTCATGCTCGACCCCGAGGGCCGGGTGGCCACGTGGAACGCCGGCGCGGAGCGGATCAAGGGATACTCCGCGCAAGAGGTGATCGGCACGCACTTCTCGCGCTTCTATCCGGCCGAGGCGATCGCGCGCGGCCGGCCAGAGACGGTGCTCGCCGAAGCGCGGCGCGAAGGCAGCTTCGAGGACGAAGGCTGGCGCGTGCGCAAGGACGGCTCGTCGTTCTGGGCGAGCGTCCTCGTCACGGCCATCCGCGGCCCGAACGGCGAGCTGCGCGGCTTCACCAAGATCACGCGCGACCTGAGCGAGCGCAAGCGCCTGGAACAGATGGAGTCCAACGCGCGCCAGATGGAGGAGTTCGTGGCGATGCTGGCGCACGAGCTGCGCAATCCGCTGGCGCCGATCGCCAACGCGACAAGCGTCCTCAAGCTCGAAGGCAAGGACAACGCCCAGGTCGTCTGGGCGGCCGGCCTGATGGAACGACAGCTCGGTCAGCTCGTGCGGCTCGTCGACGATCTGCTCGACGTGAGCCGCATCACGCGCGGCAAGATCGCCCTCGAGTCCAAGCGCATCGATCTCGCCGACGTGGTGGCGCGCGCGGCGGAAGCGTCCCGGACCTGGATCGACGCGCGCGAGCAGGTCCTCGAGGTGCAGCTGCCCGCCGAGCCGCTCGCCATCGTCCAGGGCGACCTGGCGCGGCTCACGCAGGTGGTGAGCAACCTGCTGCACAACGCGGCGAAGTTCACGCCGCCCCGCGGCGCGATCCGGGTCACCGTGGAGGCGGACGGCGCGCACGCGACGCTCCGTGTCCGCGACAACGGCGCGGGGATATCGCCCGAGCTGCTGCCGCAGGTGTTCGACCTGTTCACGCAGGGGGATCGCGGCCTCGATCGCTCCGAGGGCGGGCTGGGCCTCGGGTTGACGATCGTGCGCCGGCTGGTCGAGCTGCACGGCGGGACGGTCCAGGCGCTCAGCGAGGGGCCCGGCCGCGGCAGCGAGTTCATCGTGCGATTGCCGCGGCGGACGCGCCCTCTCGCGCCGCCGACGGCGGGCGCGCCCGCAGCGCAAGCGGGGCGCAAGCTGCGCGTCCTCGTCGTCGACGACAACCGAGACTCGGCCGAGAGCATGGCGCTTCTGCTGAAGCGCATGGGCCACGACGTGCACGCCGTGTTCGACGGTCCTTCAGCGCTCGATCTCGCGGCGCAGCTCCAGCCGGACGTCGTGCTGCTCGATATCGGCATGCCGGGCATGACAGGCTATGACGTCGCGCGCGCGCTGCGTCGCATTCCGGGCCTCGCGGGCATATCGCTGTTGGCGATGACCGGTTACGGCCAGGAAGCGGACCGCCGCATGAGCCGGGAGGCCGGGTTCGACGTGCACCTGGTCAAGCCGATCCGCGCGGACGTGCTGAAACAGCACCTGGCGGACATCGCCAATCGTTCCGGAGCCGGCTGA
- a CDS encoding sodium-translocating pyrophosphatase has translation MNVLRSHKAWLAPLLAGLAALALLLSGGLASASESDLILPDLGTQSFGGVDGRTLLMGGIGVCALGFVFGLVIYSQLNKLPVHRSMREISELIYETCKTYLVTQFKFILVLEILIGAVMVLYFGVLRHMDAAKVVVILLSSLVGIAGSCGVAWFGMRINTFANSRAAFASLKGKPFPTYAIPLKAGMSIGAVLISTELMLMLMILLFIPADYAGPCFIGFAIGESLGASALRIAGGIFTKIADIGSDLMKIVFNIKEDDARNPGVIADCTGDNAGDSVGPSADGFETYGVTGVALISFILLAVPDTAVQVQLLVWIFVMRIVMVLASIGSYLLNEAIAKASYADADKMNFEAPLTRLVWLTSIVSVALTYAVSAFMIPNLGGDTTLWWKLSSIITCGTLAGAIIPEMIKIFTSTESRHVREVVTASREGGASLNVLSGLTAGNFSAYWMGIVLVVLMGISYYFSAQGLGQLMIAESVFAFGLVAFGFLGMGPVTIAVDSYGPVTDNAQSVYELSLIENVPNVEAELKKDFGFTPNFDKAKHYLEENDGAGNTFKATAKPVLIGTAVVGSTTLIFSIIVVLTNKLTSNVDKLSLLHPPFLLGLVTGGAIIYWFTGASTQAVSTGAYRAVEFIKANIRLEGVEKASITDSKKVVEICTQYAQRGMFNIFLGVFFSTLAFACLEPFFFIGYLISIALFGLYQAIFMANAGGAWDNAKKLVEVELKEKGTPLHAATVVGDTVGDPFKDTSSVAMNPIIKFTTLFGLLAVELAIEIDRGTSLVLAAIFFVLSMVFVYRSFYGMRIKSDEKTTAAAGARATA, from the coding sequence ATGAACGTTCTCCGGTCCCACAAGGCCTGGCTCGCACCGCTGCTGGCCGGGCTCGCTGCGCTTGCGCTGCTGCTCAGCGGCGGGCTCGCCAGCGCCAGTGAATCCGATCTGATCCTCCCCGACCTAGGCACCCAGTCCTTCGGCGGCGTCGACGGCCGCACGCTCCTCATGGGCGGCATCGGCGTCTGCGCGCTCGGGTTCGTGTTCGGGCTCGTCATCTACTCGCAGCTCAACAAGCTCCCGGTCCACCGCTCGATGCGGGAGATCTCGGAGCTCATCTACGAGACCTGCAAGACGTACCTGGTCACGCAGTTCAAGTTCATCCTTGTCCTCGAGATCCTGATCGGCGCGGTCATGGTTCTCTACTTCGGCGTGCTGCGTCACATGGATGCCGCGAAGGTCGTGGTCATCCTGCTGAGCAGCCTCGTCGGCATCGCCGGCAGCTGCGGCGTCGCGTGGTTCGGCATGCGCATCAACACCTTCGCGAACTCGCGCGCCGCGTTCGCGAGCCTCAAGGGCAAGCCGTTCCCGACGTACGCGATCCCGCTCAAGGCCGGGATGAGCATCGGCGCGGTCCTCATCAGCACCGAGCTCATGCTCATGCTGATGATCCTGCTCTTCATCCCCGCCGACTACGCCGGCCCGTGCTTCATCGGCTTCGCCATCGGCGAGTCGCTCGGCGCCTCCGCGCTCCGCATCGCGGGCGGCATCTTCACGAAGATCGCCGACATCGGCTCGGACCTCATGAAGATCGTCTTCAACATCAAGGAAGACGACGCGCGCAACCCGGGCGTCATCGCCGACTGCACCGGCGACAACGCCGGCGACTCGGTCGGCCCGAGCGCCGACGGCTTCGAGACGTACGGCGTCACCGGCGTCGCGCTCATCTCGTTCATCCTCCTCGCCGTCCCCGACACGGCCGTCCAGGTCCAGCTGCTCGTCTGGATCTTCGTGATGCGCATCGTGATGGTCCTCGCGAGCATCGGCTCGTACCTGCTCAACGAGGCGATCGCGAAGGCGTCCTACGCCGACGCCGACAAGATGAACTTCGAGGCCCCCCTGACGCGCCTCGTCTGGCTGACCTCGATCGTGTCGGTCGCGCTCACCTACGCCGTGTCGGCGTTCATGATCCCGAACCTCGGCGGCGACACGACGCTCTGGTGGAAGCTCTCGTCGATCATCACCTGCGGCACCCTGGCGGGCGCCATCATCCCGGAGATGATCAAGATCTTCACCTCGACCGAGTCGCGCCACGTCCGCGAGGTCGTGACCGCGTCGCGCGAGGGCGGCGCCTCGCTGAACGTGCTGTCGGGCCTGACCGCCGGCAACTTCAGCGCGTACTGGATGGGCATCGTCCTGGTCGTGCTGATGGGCATCTCGTACTACTTCTCCGCCCAGGGCCTCGGGCAGCTCATGATCGCCGAGAGCGTCTTCGCCTTCGGCCTCGTGGCGTTCGGCTTCCTCGGCATGGGCCCGGTGACCATCGCGGTCGACTCCTACGGCCCGGTGACCGACAACGCGCAGTCGGTCTACGAGCTCTCGCTCATCGAGAACGTCCCGAACGTCGAGGCTGAGCTGAAGAAGGATTTCGGCTTCACCCCGAACTTCGACAAGGCGAAGCACTACCTCGAGGAGAACGACGGCGCGGGCAACACCTTCAAGGCGACGGCCAAGCCGGTGCTCATCGGGACGGCGGTCGTCGGATCGACGACGCTGATCTTCTCCATCATCGTCGTGCTCACGAACAAGCTGACGTCGAACGTGGACAAGCTCTCGCTGCTCCACCCGCCGTTCCTGCTCGGCCTCGTGACGGGCGGCGCGATCATCTACTGGTTCACCGGCGCGTCGACCCAGGCGGTCTCGACCGGCGCTTACCGCGCTGTCGAGTTCATCAAGGCGAACATCCGCCTCGAGGGCGTGGAGAAGGCCTCGATCACCGACAGCAAGAAGGTGGTCGAGATCTGCACGCAGTACGCGCAGCGGGGGATGTTCAACATCTTCCTCGGCGTCTTCTTCTCGACGCTCGCCTTCGCCTGCCTCGAGCCGTTCTTCTTCATCGGCTACCTCATCAGCATCGCGCTCTTCGGGCTCTATCAGGCGATCTTCATGGCGAACGCCGGCGGCGCCTGGGACAACGCGAAGAAGCTCGTCGAGGTGGAGCTGAAGGAGAAGGGCACGCCGCTCCACGCGGCGACGGTCGTCGGCGACACCGTGGGCGACCCCTTCAAGGACACCTCGTCCGTCGCGATGAACCCCATCATCAAGTTCACGACGCTGTTCGGCCTCCTCGCGGTCGAGCTGGCGATCGAGATCGACCGCGGGACGAGCCTCGTGCTCGCGGCCATCTTCTTCGTGCTCTCGATGGTGTTCGTGTACCGCTCCTTCTACGGGATGCGGATCAAGTCGGACGAGAAGACGACCGCCGCTGCCGGCGCTCGCGCCACGGCCTGA
- a CDS encoding DNA-directed RNA polymerase — translation MPFSVHTTHAAARWRLSTASAPLFLALFSLLLVGCGPRLVPFTHELRVQHDLSDSDVKNLQFYVSHQIALRRELTAESSQVTSSHKLLLVSGKVIEEVVVEERTPGVVVAARGGALSVSFEPGASLTFSAGPEPFASSPLAPPAPSFPGFATPPDPFPGNAEPLLASPSAAGDGGGPGGNYWLAAGSGREIHYQGKVFSAIEDSLRAHLLIDADALDEVVERRTVLPGVRLPGR, via the coding sequence ATGCCGTTCTCTGTCCACACGACCCACGCCGCGGCGCGCTGGCGCCTGTCCACGGCGTCCGCCCCGCTCTTCCTGGCGCTCTTTTCGCTCCTCCTCGTGGGCTGCGGCCCCCGCCTCGTCCCGTTCACGCACGAGCTCCGGGTGCAGCACGACCTGAGCGACAGCGACGTGAAGAACCTCCAATTCTACGTCTCGCACCAGATCGCGCTGCGCCGCGAGCTCACGGCCGAGAGCTCGCAGGTGACGAGCAGCCACAAGCTCCTGCTCGTCTCCGGGAAGGTCATCGAGGAGGTCGTCGTCGAGGAGCGCACGCCCGGCGTCGTGGTCGCCGCCCGCGGCGGCGCCCTGTCGGTGAGCTTCGAGCCCGGCGCGTCGCTCACGTTCTCCGCAGGCCCCGAGCCCTTCGCCTCCTCGCCGCTCGCGCCGCCCGCGCCGTCGTTCCCGGGCTTCGCGACCCCGCCCGACCCGTTTCCCGGCAACGCGGAGCCGCTCCTCGCCAGCCCGAGCGCGGCCGGCGACGGCGGCGGCCCCGGCGGCAACTACTGGCTCGCGGCCGGGTCAGGCCGCGAGATCCATTACCAGGGCAAGGTGTTCTCGGCGATCGAGGACAGCCTGCGGGCGCACCTCCTGATCGACGCCGACGCGCTCGACGAGGTCGTCGAGCGCCGCACCGTCCTCCCGGGCGTCCGCCTCCCCGGCCGCTGA
- a CDS encoding serine/threonine-protein kinase yields MERAIQRPAGPKASSTDPLIGKVVAGRYRLEARLGEGGMGVVYRARHVLIDRVVALKLIRPDLRGETHLRAWMLREARAANRVDHAHIIDIHDIGETEEGELYLVMEYLVGTPLSAELARGPMPIARSVDILEQMCAALARAHDLGVVHRDLKSDNILLTHRGGRKDFVKILDFGLAAIARDPRLAPKGAVFGTPEYMSPEQARGEEATAQSDLYALGVLFFEMLTGQLPFRANDRDTLLEMQRTHAPPRPRSIRPDAHAQGEAIVLRLLEKDIRKRYRDAHHLQEELKALQRGLPAHAWEVEGSDGVPVPPPPPPPQSAGVIEWASRAALFSRMVSRAYPSGQVPQEVQNGLAQAWDLAARANKLEGEVASLTRKLEALERRGRALRAEIGRKVEELAHEESRVMREAMADGEDVEKVRVELAAAEKLALSARQLADGAARQGNHDPLVYERAGAAGATAQAKREQLGRYEHKKNTREANARDLRRQIDELRAQLARYAEALEEDLAQGRERVAARTREGLAYEKSFSEASNLLLSHLRNKPECRDLVAELLTSHASPGADSGSDQRLSGSDRRLNNATERN; encoded by the coding sequence ATGGAGCGCGCGATTCAGCGACCGGCAGGTCCCAAGGCTTCGAGCACCGATCCGTTGATCGGCAAGGTCGTGGCCGGCAGGTACCGGCTCGAGGCACGGCTTGGCGAAGGCGGCATGGGCGTCGTTTATCGCGCTCGCCACGTGCTGATCGACCGGGTCGTCGCCCTGAAGCTCATCCGGCCCGATCTCCGCGGAGAGACCCACCTCCGCGCGTGGATGCTGCGCGAGGCGCGCGCCGCAAACCGCGTTGATCACGCCCACATCATCGATATCCACGACATCGGCGAGACCGAGGAGGGCGAGCTCTATCTCGTCATGGAATACCTCGTCGGCACGCCGCTCTCGGCGGAGCTCGCGCGCGGCCCGATGCCGATCGCGCGATCGGTGGACATCCTCGAGCAGATGTGCGCCGCGCTCGCGCGCGCCCACGACCTCGGCGTCGTGCACCGCGACCTGAAGAGCGACAACATCCTGCTCACCCACCGCGGCGGCCGGAAGGATTTCGTCAAGATCCTCGACTTCGGCCTCGCCGCCATCGCGCGCGACCCGCGCCTCGCCCCGAAGGGCGCGGTCTTCGGGACGCCCGAGTACATGTCGCCCGAGCAGGCGCGCGGCGAGGAGGCGACGGCGCAGTCCGACCTCTACGCGCTCGGCGTGCTCTTCTTCGAGATGCTGACCGGGCAGCTCCCCTTCCGCGCGAACGACCGCGACACGCTCCTCGAGATGCAGCGGACCCACGCGCCGCCGCGGCCCCGCTCGATCCGCCCCGACGCGCACGCGCAGGGCGAGGCGATCGTGCTGCGCCTGCTCGAGAAGGACATCCGCAAGCGCTACCGCGACGCCCACCACCTCCAGGAGGAGCTGAAGGCGCTCCAGCGCGGGCTCCCGGCCCACGCGTGGGAGGTCGAGGGGAGCGACGGCGTGCCGGTGCCGCCGCCGCCGCCGCCGCCGCAGAGCGCCGGCGTCATCGAGTGGGCGAGCCGGGCGGCCCTGTTCTCGCGCATGGTCTCCCGCGCCTACCCGTCAGGGCAGGTGCCGCAGGAGGTCCAGAACGGCCTTGCGCAGGCCTGGGATCTCGCCGCGCGCGCCAACAAGCTCGAGGGCGAGGTCGCGAGCCTCACCCGCAAGCTCGAGGCGCTCGAGCGCCGCGGCCGCGCGCTGCGCGCCGAGATCGGCCGCAAGGTCGAGGAGCTCGCGCACGAGGAGTCGCGCGTGATGCGCGAGGCGATGGCCGACGGCGAGGACGTCGAGAAGGTCCGCGTCGAGCTCGCCGCCGCCGAGAAGCTCGCGCTGTCCGCGCGCCAGCTGGCGGACGGGGCGGCCCGCCAGGGCAACCACGATCCGCTCGTCTACGAGCGCGCGGGCGCGGCCGGCGCGACAGCGCAGGCGAAGCGCGAGCAGCTCGGGCGTTACGAGCACAAGAAGAACACGCGCGAGGCGAACGCGCGCGACCTGCGCCGCCAGATCGACGAGCTCCGCGCCCAGCTCGCCCGCTACGCCGAGGCCCTGGAGGAGGACCTGGCGCAGGGGCGCGAGCGCGTCGCGGCGCGCACGCGCGAGGGGCTCGCCTACGAGAAGTCGTTCAGCGAGGCGTCGAACCTGCTGCTGAGCCACCTCCGCAACAAGCCGGAGTGTCGGGATCTCGTGGCGGAGCTCCTCACGTCCCACGCCAGCCCTGGCGCGGACTCGGGCTCGGATCAGCGGCTCTCCGGCTCGGATCGGCGGCTGAACAACGCGACCGAGCGCAACTGA